GCCTTGTGACTTCTCACGAGGACCCTCGAACTAGAAACGCCCTTATCCACCAGGTATTGCTTGACCTTTTCAGCTCTAGTGGCGGATAGATCCTTAAAGGTATCGTACTCTTTTCCTTTCTCTACCTCCATCTCATCCATGTGACCGTGAATAGTGATGCGCACATTGGAACGCTCGTTCAGCAGGTCCGCCAAGCGGTCCAGATCCTTGCGTGTCGCACTGACCAGATCATCTTCATTGGAGTAGAAGTAAACCGTACTCGCCTTGATACGGTCGCTGATGGAAGCATTGTCTTTCAAAGCCGCAGATTTGGAGAATATGATGCGCGGTCCTTCGATCTCATCCTCCTCCTCACAAGAGCAATCACTTTCTCTATCCACCTGGGTAAGGGAGATATCATCCAGGAAGTAATATCCGATCTGTTGCTGGTCTCCTTTGAAGCCCTCCGGCTTGTCCATCTTTTCGGTGACGGTACGACTCGATGAGGAGAAATTCCCGATGGTGACATATTTCTCAAATCCTTCAGCCGTAAATACGACACAGAGGTCCTGCCAGCCATCCATCTTGGTCTGTGGCTTATTGACTCGTGGTACAATGACATCGTCTTTCAAGATGACATCCTTATCCTCGAAGACCTCTTTCTTAGAAAAATGGAATCCTAGGTTATTGGTGGCATACTTTGCGCCATCTGCCAGGGACAGACTGTATTTCAGACAGTACATCTTGTCCTTCTCCAGATAGCCATCAAGTGGAGCGGTGATATACATCCTCCCATCTTTAGAAGCCACGAGATGTGTGCTGATGCCTACGTAGTTGTCCCCGTCCTTGGGATTGCAGATCCCCATCACATTCTTGGGAGCGCCCACATCTGGGAATTCTGCCATCTTGGAATATAGATCCACTTTCTCTTCAGTGGCCGGGGCCCAATTGTTGACCAGAATGAACTGTCCCAACTTTTTGAGCTTGCCTGTATTCGCAGTTTCAAAACTGCCGTTGATGATCAGATTCTTCTTGTTCGATGTATCCCCATCTTCTTGTGCCATGCTCCACTGGGAGGTGATCATAAGCAGGGACAGACTCCAAAGTATCGTTCTTTTCATGTGCCGAATATCGTAAAATGACAATCAGGGCTGAGCAAAGGTCATGCCTGAAATAGAAAAAGCCCCTAGGTCCGAGACCTGGGGGCTTCCATTGCATATTGTGTACGTAGGATCAGAGCTTCACAGAGACACCGAATCCTACTTCGATACCGCTCAAAGAACTCTTGGCTTCTACAGTAGTCTCATTTCCTTGATCGTCAAACGAATCGAGATCTTGTTTACCTGAGTGACCACCGTAACCCACTCTCAGATTCAATCCGAAAAGTTCGTTTAGAAAGAACTGACCGCCAGCAGCGATCTGATAGAAGGTACCGCTGGTCTTATAGTCATCTTCATCTTCGCCAGAAGGAATCTCATCGGCCTTCGTATTAGAGATACCGAATGAAGGACCTACAAATACGTTGATAGATTCGGTATTGACCAGCGAGTAACGAGCTTCAACTCCCACTTCTGTGACATTGGTCTTGTCATCATCAAGATCCGCATCATCGTAGCTTGTAGTGAATGAACCGAATCGACCGACCAGTCCTGCCGAGATAGCATCGGCCACTTGATACTGAGCATCCACACGCACAAGTCCAGAGCTGACATCACTCATATCGAAAACCTCATCTGGAATATCCTCACCATCTATAGAACCGCTCTGACTGTAGCCGAAGCCCATCTCGTAGTCTACATTGATAAGAATGTTTCCAGTTTCCAATTGAGCAGATA
Above is a genomic segment from Flavobacteriales bacterium containing:
- a CDS encoding outer membrane beta-barrel protein; the encoded protein is MKAILMSLMLVAGTTLSAQLETGNILINVDYEMGFGYSQSGSIDGEDIPDEVFDMSDVSSGLVRVDAQYQVADAISAGLVGRFGSFTTSYDDADLDDDKTNVTEVGVEARYSLVNTESINVFVGPSFGISNTKADEIPSGEDEDDYKTSGTFYQIAAGGQFFLNELFGLNLRVGYGGHSGKQDLDSFDDQGNETTVEAKSSLSGIEVGFGVSVKL
- a CDS encoding OmpA family protein is translated as MKRTILWSLSLLMITSQWSMAQEDGDTSNKKNLIINGSFETANTGKLKKLGQFILVNNWAPATEEKVDLYSKMAEFPDVGAPKNVMGICNPKDGDNYVGISTHLVASKDGRMYITAPLDGYLEKDKMYCLKYSLSLADGAKYATNNLGFHFSKKEVFEDKDVILKDDVIVPRVNKPQTKMDGWQDLCVVFTAEGFEKYVTIGNFSSSSRTVTEKMDKPEGFKGDQQQIGYYFLDDISLTQVDRESDCSCEEEDEIEGPRIIFSKSAALKDNASISDRIKASTVYFYSNEDDLVSATRKDLDRLADLLNERSNVRITIHGHMDEMEVEKGKEYDTFKDLSATRAEKVKQYLVDKGVSSSRVLVRSHKADEPATKMKTPLSLAKNRRVSFELR